In a single window of the Prochlorococcus marinus CUG1415 genome:
- the lpdA gene encoding dihydrolipoyl dehydrogenase, with protein sequence MTDSSFDFDLIVIGAGYGGFDAAKHAAGKGLKVAIVESSDMGGTCVNKGCVPSKALLAASGKVREIADYEHLAKFGIHASPVRFERSKIADHANNLVLNVRENLTKTLKRSGVEIILGIGRLEGNQKVGVRDKNGVDRIFTCKNIVIATGSSPFVPRGITLDNRTVFTSDDAVKLEWLPRWIAIIGSGYIGLEFADVYTALGCEVTMIEALENIMPTFDPDITKIAKKNLIQSRDIDTKSNVFATKITPGCPVKIELTDAKSKEVLETLEVDAVLVATGRSPNSNNLNLESLGIETVKGFIPIDDQMRVKNGKEIIPNIWAVGDVTGKLMLAHTAAAQGTIAVDNICGGNVEINYKSIPAATFTHPEISSVGLSEAEAKEISAKENFTLGVVKSFFKANSKALAELESDGMLKLIFNKDNGKVLGAHIFGLHAADLIQEISNAISRNQDVIELSTEVHTHPTLSEVVEVAYKQAASQIK encoded by the coding sequence GTGACTGATTCAAGTTTTGATTTTGATTTAATCGTTATAGGAGCAGGATATGGAGGTTTTGATGCCGCCAAACATGCTGCTGGTAAGGGACTGAAAGTCGCAATAGTAGAATCTTCTGATATGGGAGGCACTTGTGTTAACAAGGGTTGTGTTCCCTCTAAAGCTCTTTTGGCTGCAAGTGGAAAAGTCAGAGAAATAGCTGATTATGAACATTTAGCCAAATTTGGTATTCATGCTTCTCCAGTAAGGTTTGAGAGATCAAAAATTGCAGATCATGCAAATAATTTAGTTTTAAATGTTAGAGAAAATTTAACAAAAACTCTTAAAAGGAGTGGGGTTGAAATTATTTTGGGTATTGGAAGACTTGAAGGGAATCAAAAAGTGGGTGTAAGAGATAAAAACGGAGTTGATAGAATCTTTACTTGTAAAAATATTGTTATAGCAACTGGTTCTTCTCCTTTTGTGCCTCGTGGAATAACTTTGGATAATAGAACTGTATTTACTAGTGATGATGCCGTTAAACTTGAATGGCTCCCAAGATGGATAGCTATTATTGGAAGCGGATATATAGGATTGGAGTTTGCGGATGTTTACACTGCCCTAGGTTGTGAAGTGACTATGATTGAGGCTCTGGAAAATATAATGCCTACATTTGATCCAGATATTACAAAAATTGCGAAGAAGAACCTTATTCAATCAAGAGATATAGATACAAAATCAAATGTCTTTGCGACAAAAATAACACCTGGATGTCCTGTGAAAATAGAACTGACAGATGCAAAATCTAAAGAAGTTTTAGAAACTTTAGAAGTTGACGCTGTACTAGTGGCAACTGGCAGAAGTCCAAATAGTAATAATCTAAATCTTGAGTCTTTAGGGATCGAAACAGTAAAAGGTTTCATTCCTATAGATGATCAAATGCGGGTTAAAAATGGTAAGGAAATAATACCTAACATTTGGGCTGTTGGAGATGTAACTGGCAAACTAATGCTTGCTCATACAGCGGCAGCGCAAGGCACTATAGCAGTTGATAATATTTGCGGCGGTAACGTCGAAATTAACTATAAAAGTATCCCTGCTGCAACATTTACTCATCCTGAGATTAGTTCAGTTGGTCTCTCTGAAGCTGAAGCTAAAGAAATATCGGCAAAAGAAAATTTTACTTTGGGAGTTGTCAAAAGTTTCTTTAAGGCTAATTCAAAAGCATTGGCTGAATTGGAGAGTGATGGGATGCTCAAATTAATTTTTAATAAAGATAATGGGAAAGTTTTAGGTGCTCATATTTTTGGGTTACATGCAGCTGATTTAATTCAAGAAATCTCAAACGCTATTTCAAGAAACCAAGATGTAATTGAATTATCTACTGAAGTACATACTCATCCTACACTTAGTGAAGTTGTTGAGGTCGCATATAAACAAGCTGCTTCTCAAATAAAATAG
- the trpC gene encoding indole-3-glycerol phosphate synthase TrpC produces MEIRRRPPNPTVRVENLEYAVPHREAQAKNILEEIVWHKDIEIKNFKKIVTLEDLIKKISNLPAPKDFYKSILESKIKPGVIAEIKKASPSKGVIREDFHPEEIAPCYEGLGASCISVLTDKRFFQGSYEILETVRKSTNLPLLCKDFIISAYQIYKARLSGADAILLIAAILSDDDLIYLKKIADNLRMSVLIEVHNENELERILKLKSFNLIGINNRDLKTFKTNLKTSMDLMNIYSDIFLKQNIIPISESGIHSAEDLESLKSVGIKGVLIGETFMRESDIEKSFKKLFNSI; encoded by the coding sequence ATGGAAATAAGACGTAGGCCTCCAAATCCAACCGTAAGGGTAGAAAATTTAGAATATGCTGTACCTCATAGAGAAGCACAAGCAAAAAATATTCTCGAAGAAATTGTATGGCATAAGGACATTGAAATAAAGAATTTTAAAAAAATAGTTACTCTAGAAGATCTTATAAAAAAGATTAGTAATCTTCCTGCTCCTAAAGATTTCTACAAAAGTATCTTAGAGTCGAAAATTAAACCAGGGGTGATTGCTGAGATTAAAAAAGCTAGTCCTAGTAAAGGTGTTATCAGAGAAGATTTTCATCCGGAAGAGATAGCTCCTTGTTATGAAGGATTAGGGGCATCATGTATTTCAGTGCTAACCGATAAAAGGTTTTTTCAAGGTAGTTATGAAATACTCGAAACTGTAAGGAAATCAACTAATCTACCTTTGCTCTGCAAGGATTTTATTATTTCTGCTTATCAAATTTATAAAGCAAGGTTATCTGGTGCTGATGCAATATTATTAATCGCGGCGATTTTAAGCGATGATGATTTAATTTATTTAAAAAAAATTGCTGATAATTTAAGGATGAGCGTTCTTATTGAAGTTCACAACGAGAATGAATTAGAAAGGATATTAAAGTTGAAATCTTTCAATTTAATTGGAATAAATAATAGAGACTTAAAGACTTTTAAAACAAATTTAAAAACTTCAATGGATTTGATGAATATATATTCAGATATATTTTTAAAACAAAATATTATTCCTATTAGTGAATCAGGAATTCATTCTGCAGAAGATTTAGAATCCCTTAAATCTGTTGGAATTAAGGGAGTATTAATTGGTGAAACTTTCATGAGAGAAAGTGATATTGAAAAATCTTTCAAGAAATTATTTAACTCAATTTAA
- a CDS encoding TrmH family RNA methyltransferase yields the protein MFDNKIFNFLIENTFLKITSKNNNLVKRFRSFKRGSSPQDQDFFCIEGTHLIKELLKSGKNPSKILVTEKWLRKNQNLSKKFQQSLINIVSEEVLASAISTINPDGIAALVEISSIPNYHFNSNDDFVLVLDRIQDPGNMGNLFRTALAAGVDAIFLAGGAHPLGQKVLRASSGAVFHLPFKRFEGTEEKTINSLLKSVSELSNVGFKVFSTSSHNKSSKKPSKPYWEIDWSKSTVLILGNEGQGIHDKIQEAFSETITIPHSKLVESLNVACVAVPLLLERKRVAYTSKRR from the coding sequence ATATTTGATAACAAAATTTTCAATTTCCTCATAGAAAATACTTTTTTAAAAATAACTAGTAAAAACAATAATCTAGTTAAAAGATTTAGATCATTCAAAAGAGGATCATCTCCACAAGATCAAGACTTTTTTTGCATAGAGGGCACTCATCTCATTAAAGAATTGTTGAAGTCTGGGAAAAATCCCTCAAAAATTTTAGTTACCGAAAAATGGCTAAGAAAGAATCAAAATCTAAGCAAAAAATTTCAACAGTCATTAATAAATATTGTCTCAGAGGAAGTTTTGGCATCTGCGATTTCAACAATTAATCCAGATGGGATAGCAGCTTTAGTAGAGATTTCATCAATACCTAATTATCACTTTAATAGTAATGATGATTTTGTTCTTGTTCTCGATAGAATTCAAGACCCTGGGAATATGGGCAATCTTTTTAGAACTGCTCTAGCTGCTGGTGTTGATGCAATTTTTTTAGCTGGAGGTGCGCACCCATTAGGCCAAAAGGTATTAAGGGCATCTTCTGGCGCAGTTTTTCACCTCCCATTTAAAAGATTTGAGGGTACTGAGGAAAAAACAATAAATTCTTTATTAAAGTCTGTATCTGAATTATCAAATGTAGGATTTAAGGTTTTTTCTACTAGTAGCCATAATAAAAGTTCAAAAAAACCTTCAAAACCCTACTGGGAAATTGATTGGTCTAAGTCTACTGTCTTGATTTTGGGTAATGAGGGGCAAGGTATTCATGACAAAATTCAAGAAGCATTTAGTGAAACAATTACAATTCCGCATAGTAAGCTTGTAGAATCATTGAATGTGGCTTGCGTTGCAGTTCCGTTATTACTAGAACGAAAAAGAGTCGCATACACCTCTAAACGTAGATAA